From the Bdellovibrio reynosensis genome, one window contains:
- a CDS encoding YiiX/YebB-like N1pC/P60 family cysteine hydrolase, with amino-acid sequence MKKILLGSVSALMFLSGCVSPQPQPQTLESYRRPANTEELIAGSQQVLNDLSNPQVFNPKTCTQFINKVTDYLYNLPADHFVPKTPIEVEALRTRGSEVMDTIFQIRVVLHEKLQEFDAKKDLSKDCIQEIREGFQYARFSEEYLLEWLYSQKVFEFKQTPLMSNEKPNTWTNPKYTGFALKSGDVMLVRGKSYVSAMIARIADEEGNFSHLAIVAEDKLGKKYVVEALIQYGTIITPLEKWRKEADARVALYRQPDEALAKKAARRIYDKARQALDAKKGIKYDFAMDDSDYSTLFCSEVIRYAYDMASDGQFLVPKYRSSVSKFKNNEYPKSLGVTKTSLFAPYDIEVDPRFDFIAEHRYNPLLRQVRMQDAVLQSVYGWMIEKKYDFHWTPQHSIKSYFAKLVRQFGLAKETLPKYMPVQAIKTTVQFEAVAALLEKNIYAKEAEFYKKKGYLPSFQDMLAINEQFRKEDCIKQKEWIKAQRDHVRDEPPPFNDSKFHFFFHNDSKSCE; translated from the coding sequence ATGAAGAAGATCTTACTTGGTAGCGTTTCAGCATTGATGTTTCTTTCTGGCTGCGTGAGCCCTCAACCTCAACCACAAACGTTGGAATCTTATCGCCGTCCAGCAAACACAGAAGAGTTGATTGCGGGAAGCCAACAGGTCTTAAATGATTTATCAAATCCTCAAGTTTTCAACCCGAAAACCTGTACTCAGTTCATCAACAAAGTGACGGATTATTTATACAATCTTCCGGCGGACCACTTTGTGCCGAAAACGCCGATAGAGGTTGAAGCTTTAAGAACCCGTGGTTCTGAAGTGATGGATACGATCTTCCAAATTCGCGTGGTGTTGCACGAAAAGCTGCAAGAGTTTGATGCTAAAAAAGATTTAAGCAAAGACTGTATCCAGGAAATCCGCGAAGGCTTTCAATACGCGCGTTTTTCAGAGGAATATCTATTAGAATGGCTGTATTCGCAAAAAGTCTTTGAGTTTAAGCAAACGCCGCTCATGTCTAATGAAAAACCCAATACTTGGACAAATCCTAAATACACAGGCTTTGCACTTAAAAGTGGTGACGTGATGCTTGTGCGCGGTAAGTCCTATGTGTCTGCAATGATCGCGCGTATTGCTGATGAAGAAGGAAACTTCTCTCACTTAGCCATTGTTGCTGAAGACAAGTTAGGTAAGAAATACGTTGTTGAGGCGTTAATCCAGTACGGAACTATTATTACTCCACTAGAAAAATGGCGTAAAGAAGCTGATGCGCGGGTGGCTTTATACCGTCAACCTGATGAGGCTTTAGCTAAGAAAGCGGCACGCCGAATTTACGACAAAGCCCGCCAAGCGTTAGATGCTAAAAAAGGTATTAAGTATGACTTTGCCATGGATGATTCGGACTATTCGACATTGTTCTGCTCTGAAGTGATCCGTTATGCTTATGACATGGCTTCTGACGGTCAGTTCTTAGTTCCAAAATACCGCAGCTCCGTTTCTAAATTTAAGAATAACGAATATCCAAAAAGTTTGGGTGTGACGAAGACTTCTTTATTCGCTCCTTATGATATCGAAGTGGACCCGCGTTTTGATTTCATCGCAGAACACCGTTACAACCCATTATTAAGACAAGTGCGTATGCAAGACGCTGTTTTACAAAGTGTCTATGGCTGGATGATTGAAAAGAAATATGATTTTCACTGGACCCCACAACACTCGATTAAGTCCTACTTTGCAAAATTGGTGCGTCAGTTCGGTCTAGCAAAAGAGACTTTGCCGAAATATATGCCAGTGCAAGCAATCAAAACGACAGTGCAGTTTGAAGCAGTGGCGGCGTTATTGGAAAAAAACATCTACGCCAAAGAAGCTGAATTCTATAAAAAGAAGGGCTACCTTCCAAGCTTCCAAGACATGCTTGCCATTAACGAACAGTTCCGCAAAGAAGACTGCATCAAACAAAAAGAGTGGATCAAAGCACAAAGAGATCATGTGCGTGATGAACCACCTCCGTTTAATGATTCGAAATTCCATTTCTTCTTTCACAACGATTCAAAATCTTGTGAGTAA
- a CDS encoding tail fiber domain-containing protein: protein MSLGTYILIILAVFSASFASASPDSFTYQGRIIRSDGTPLEHNNVSFAFEITNPAGNCVFYREQKDSVNMQGSKGVFDVPIGSGTRLFPTGAGADIRDAFKNSIALPCAGGGTHTAAENETRLLKVQFYDGTGWKAITPNNEIRSVPFATFSYSAGRLGNNVPADFVLKTALTTCSVGQYLTFDGTTFSCATDAGGAGMVSDVNVTAPLTKGGTVSVPVLGISVGSAAGTVAAGNDSRFGNATKIQNVAVDATAPTTGQVLKYDGSTAYIPASLAIADITGLSTQLSNKLNASMFPTSCTAGQSLVFVTPSNTFDCYNISITESQISGTIAGSKISGNISGNAAGFTGSLAGDVSGTQGATTVNKIKGVTVDATTPTTGQVLKFNGTNWAPAADSVNAGTVTSVTATSPLSSSGGATPAISLAGLTGLGTANQILGMNNGATAYEYKSISGTTNQVNVAHGAGTVTFSTPQNIHSGASPTFTGLTLSGMNSAGIVKNNASGVLSGGNQISLTADATGVLPVANGGTGASSFANYSVIASNNSGNLTAVSGSTAGTVLQHSATGPVWSTATFPATTTANQLLYSSANNVVGGLATANSSMLVTNGAGVPSWSAISGDTFTQYALLAGRSGGQTLNGGTAASNNLTLDSTSNSTKGNIIIAPTGGYIGVGNTSPQVPLHITSSVSSSAVWPYRGGILVEGEGTSVSGRVNAVTYSDTELPTLSLLRSRGTKAAPTAILSGELIGQITAMGYLGSAFQTGGRTAINFHAAENLSATAQGSRIAFATTASGTTNTFERMSIGDDGFVGIGTSAPVTLLEVSDSTGVTSRGITSTTYSTNPAGLVQTRGARGTPASPAALNSGDVFGWFVFAGHDGTAFSAQSYPTGISALATQAWTSTAHGSGIRFLTTPNNTVSAVEAMRIGADGKVGIGTAATNGNLEVSSSVAGYTMIYNTNTSAGGQAWRWLSSSTAAPLGANSMCFALGVCYFSLYSSGNATLAGTLTQSSDIRLKKDIQPILNALDAITKIQPVTYYWKDKEKDQKKQIGLIAQDVEKVFPEAVNTDNQGYKSVAYQNLVAPIIEAIKELQQQFKGESKEVRAQLQKQERDIASLKEENQMLKKALCKKDKDFCK from the coding sequence ATGAGTTTAGGAACGTATATTCTAATCATACTTGCGGTTTTTTCCGCTAGCTTTGCTTCAGCTTCGCCTGACTCATTCACTTATCAAGGGCGCATCATTCGTAGCGACGGAACTCCGCTTGAGCATAACAATGTTAGCTTTGCTTTTGAGATTACAAATCCTGCCGGGAACTGCGTATTTTATCGTGAACAAAAAGACAGCGTGAATATGCAGGGATCAAAGGGTGTGTTTGACGTTCCGATTGGATCAGGAACCCGTCTTTTCCCAACCGGCGCTGGTGCTGACATTCGTGATGCGTTTAAAAACTCTATCGCATTACCCTGCGCGGGTGGTGGTACCCACACGGCTGCTGAAAATGAAACACGACTTTTAAAAGTTCAATTCTATGACGGTACAGGCTGGAAGGCGATCACGCCGAATAATGAAATCCGCTCTGTGCCTTTTGCAACTTTCTCTTATTCCGCAGGTCGCTTAGGTAACAATGTGCCTGCAGACTTCGTTCTAAAGACAGCACTGACCACATGTTCTGTGGGTCAATATTTAACGTTTGATGGAACGACTTTTAGCTGTGCGACCGATGCCGGTGGTGCAGGAATGGTGAGTGATGTGAATGTGACCGCTCCACTTACTAAAGGCGGAACAGTTTCTGTTCCGGTACTGGGTATCAGTGTGGGTTCTGCTGCAGGAACCGTTGCTGCTGGTAACGATTCGCGCTTTGGTAATGCCACAAAAATTCAAAATGTGGCAGTGGATGCGACCGCACCAACGACGGGTCAAGTTCTGAAGTATGATGGCAGTACCGCTTACATCCCAGCTTCATTAGCCATTGCTGATATAACGGGCCTTTCTACCCAGTTATCTAATAAATTAAATGCTTCTATGTTCCCGACGAGCTGTACTGCGGGACAATCGTTGGTCTTTGTAACTCCATCGAACACCTTTGATTGTTATAACATTTCAATCACTGAATCACAGATTTCAGGAACGATTGCGGGTTCAAAAATAAGCGGTAATATTTCTGGCAACGCTGCGGGATTCACGGGTTCATTGGCTGGTGACGTTTCAGGAACTCAAGGTGCGACGACAGTAAATAAAATTAAAGGCGTTACTGTTGACGCTACAACACCAACCACTGGTCAGGTTTTAAAATTCAACGGTACGAACTGGGCACCGGCGGCTGACTCGGTGAATGCCGGGACAGTGACATCTGTAACGGCTACTTCACCATTAAGTTCCTCAGGTGGTGCGACACCGGCTATTTCACTTGCGGGATTAACAGGATTAGGTACAGCTAACCAAATCCTTGGAATGAATAACGGTGCAACAGCTTATGAATACAAGTCTATCAGCGGCACTACAAACCAAGTCAACGTGGCTCACGGTGCAGGCACAGTCACATTCTCAACTCCACAAAATATCCATTCAGGAGCAAGTCCGACTTTCACTGGCTTAACTTTATCAGGTATGAATTCAGCCGGAATTGTTAAGAATAATGCTTCAGGTGTTTTATCTGGCGGAAATCAAATCAGTCTAACAGCCGATGCAACAGGCGTTTTGCCAGTAGCAAACGGAGGTACTGGAGCCTCTTCATTTGCTAACTACTCAGTAATTGCATCAAACAACTCAGGAAACTTAACTGCAGTATCGGGTTCTACTGCCGGAACGGTTCTGCAGCACAGCGCGACCGGCCCAGTTTGGAGTACTGCAACTTTCCCAGCAACAACGACGGCAAATCAATTACTATATTCGTCTGCTAACAACGTTGTCGGCGGACTAGCAACTGCCAATAGTTCAATGTTAGTGACCAATGGGGCTGGAGTTCCATCTTGGTCGGCAATTTCTGGCGACACATTCACGCAATATGCTCTTCTTGCAGGTCGCTCGGGCGGGCAAACACTGAACGGTGGAACTGCCGCTAGTAATAATTTAACTCTTGATTCTACTTCGAATTCTACAAAGGGAAATATAATCATCGCACCTACAGGCGGATATATTGGTGTTGGCAATACTTCCCCACAAGTTCCACTTCATATCACCTCTTCTGTTTCTTCCTCTGCTGTATGGCCTTATCGCGGAGGTATTTTAGTAGAAGGTGAAGGCACTTCCGTTTCCGGTCGTGTAAATGCAGTCACGTATTCAGATACAGAACTTCCGACTTTATCTTTACTTCGTTCTAGAGGAACAAAAGCAGCGCCCACAGCTATTTTGTCAGGGGAGTTGATTGGTCAAATAACTGCCATGGGTTATTTGGGCTCCGCGTTTCAAACAGGCGGTCGTACAGCAATTAATTTTCATGCTGCCGAAAACTTATCGGCGACGGCACAAGGTTCGCGGATTGCATTTGCAACAACTGCATCAGGTACGACTAATACTTTCGAAAGAATGTCGATCGGCGATGATGGTTTTGTGGGTATTGGAACCTCTGCGCCGGTCACACTTCTAGAAGTTTCAGACAGCACAGGTGTCACAAGTCGCGGGATTACGTCAACCACGTATTCAACCAATCCAGCGGGTCTGGTACAGACTCGAGGAGCGCGCGGAACTCCAGCCTCACCAGCCGCTTTAAATTCTGGCGACGTCTTTGGATGGTTTGTATTTGCTGGCCACGATGGAACTGCCTTTTCAGCACAAAGCTATCCAACGGGAATAAGCGCATTAGCTACTCAAGCTTGGACAAGTACCGCGCATGGATCGGGTATCCGCTTTCTTACGACACCGAATAATACAGTCAGTGCAGTGGAGGCCATGCGTATCGGTGCTGACGGAAAAGTAGGTATTGGTACTGCGGCTACGAACGGTAACTTAGAAGTATCCTCATCCGTAGCTGGCTACACTATGATTTACAATACAAACACTTCAGCTGGCGGCCAGGCGTGGAGATGGTTGTCTTCATCAACCGCAGCCCCACTAGGCGCAAACTCAATGTGTTTTGCCTTAGGCGTTTGTTACTTCAGTCTTTATTCCTCAGGCAATGCGACTTTAGCAGGTACCTTAACTCAATCTTCAGACATCCGTTTAAAGAAAGACATTCAACCCATCTTAAATGCTCTTGATGCCATCACCAAAATTCAACCTGTGACTTACTATTGGAAAGACAAAGAAAAAGACCAAAAGAAACAGATCGGTCTTATCGCCCAAGACGTCGAAAAAGTTTTCCCAGAAGCTGTGAACACGGACAACCAAGGTTATAAATCAGTAGCCTACCAAAACCTTGTTGCGCCAATCATTGAAGCTATTAAAGAACTGCAACAACAGTTCAAAGGCGAATCAAAAGAAGTCCGCGCCCAGCTGCAAAAGCAAGAACGCGACATCGCTTCGCTAAAAGAAGAAAATCAAATGCTTAAGAAGGCGCTTTGCAAGAAAGATAAAGATTTCTGTAAGTAA
- the rnk gene encoding nucleoside diphosphate kinase regulator, with translation MENQSNLIIASDDFHKISTLLNAAQGELAELLQEELSRASVVPNEVLPADVVAMNSKVSFQDIDSGKELSVTLVYPHEANINENKVSVLAPVGSALIGLRVGQVINWPLPNGKEKRLKVVSVQK, from the coding sequence ATGGAAAACCAAAGCAACTTAATTATTGCAAGCGACGACTTTCACAAAATCTCTACGTTACTAAACGCGGCCCAAGGCGAATTAGCAGAACTGCTGCAAGAAGAACTGAGCCGTGCATCTGTCGTCCCAAACGAAGTGCTGCCCGCCGATGTAGTAGCCATGAATTCAAAAGTAAGCTTTCAAGATATCGATAGCGGCAAAGAGCTATCGGTAACGCTCGTATATCCCCACGAAGCCAATATCAACGAAAACAAAGTCTCAGTACTTGCCCCAGTAGGCTCAGCATTGATCGGATTAAGAGTAGGGCAGGTCATCAATTGGCCTTTACCCAACGGCAAAGAAAAGCGCCTTAAAGTCGTCTCAGTCCAAAAATAA
- a CDS encoding acyl-CoA desaturase produces the protein MTKKRIEWPVALFLTINPLVTLILTPVYFYYYGFQLDILLFALIFAAATNLSITAGYHRLFSHKSYDAHPVAKALFLLVGASGFQGSALKWSSDHRKHHTHIDGEKDPYNINEGFWYAHMGWLFFKDSVDQKIVAPDLEKDWMVQFQHKYYVALAILTGFAVPTLIGWMMGSALGGLVIAGGLRIALTQQSTFFVNSLCHTLGKQTYSKEISARDSWFVAVLTHGEGYHNFHHKFQIDYRNGIKWYHWDPTKWVIKTLNMMGLATKLRQISNTEILKARLQTEAAELCNKGLCADKLTAVREKIIEAQNKMKKLRDDYEQFKVDAGKKRAELREAYDLKLIEIKREMEIAKLEFHMGMKQWRVYARSV, from the coding sequence ATGACTAAAAAACGTATCGAATGGCCGGTGGCTTTATTCCTCACCATCAATCCCCTGGTCACGCTAATTTTGACTCCGGTTTATTTTTATTACTACGGGTTTCAATTAGACATTTTGCTTTTCGCTTTGATCTTTGCTGCGGCTACAAATCTTAGTATCACTGCGGGTTATCACCGTTTATTTTCTCACAAAAGTTATGATGCTCATCCGGTTGCGAAGGCGCTTTTCTTGTTAGTAGGCGCTTCAGGCTTTCAAGGTTCAGCTTTGAAATGGTCTTCAGATCACCGCAAACATCATACGCACATTGATGGCGAAAAAGATCCTTACAACATCAATGAAGGCTTCTGGTATGCCCACATGGGTTGGTTGTTCTTTAAAGATTCTGTGGATCAAAAAATCGTCGCTCCAGATCTTGAAAAAGATTGGATGGTTCAGTTTCAACATAAGTACTATGTCGCACTTGCGATATTAACTGGTTTTGCTGTTCCAACTTTGATTGGCTGGATGATGGGCTCTGCACTTGGTGGTTTAGTGATCGCTGGCGGACTCCGCATCGCTTTAACTCAACAAAGCACTTTCTTTGTGAACTCGCTTTGCCACACTTTGGGTAAACAGACTTATTCAAAAGAAATTTCTGCACGTGATTCTTGGTTCGTAGCGGTTTTGACTCATGGTGAAGGTTACCATAACTTCCATCATAAATTTCAAATCGACTATCGTAACGGCATTAAGTGGTACCACTGGGATCCAACTAAATGGGTTATTAAGACTTTGAACATGATGGGTCTTGCGACAAAGCTTCGTCAGATTTCAAATACTGAGATTTTGAAAGCTCGCTTACAGACGGAAGCTGCTGAGCTTTGCAACAAGGGTCTTTGTGCAGACAAGCTAACTGCAGTCAGAGAAAAAATCATCGAAGCGCAAAACAAAATGAAGAAGCTTCGTGACGATTATGAACAGTTCAAAGTCGACGCTGGCAAAAAGCGTGCGGAACTGCGTGAAGCTTATGACTTGAAGCTTATCGAGATCAAGCGTGAGATGGAAATCGCTAAGCTTGAATTCCACATGGGAATGAAGCAGTGGCGTGTTTACGCTCGATCTGTGTAG
- the recO gene encoding DNA repair protein RecO, with protein sequence MTQGKDRFIILRKIKYGEADLILHALSPQGEKLSFIARGALKSKKRFGGGVLEPTHFVTFTYKMSSSEGQLNILQEATLVNDFAGIRKDYEHLELALHALECVSKVSQEGDKNSEFLFNLLGHTLKAIETASDPLVLKMHFYLKFLLQQGVVNAEPWMTPFLRTNIADTNQLTSYRQTVDDELQNVEQMVKHYLEHAGL encoded by the coding sequence GTGACCCAAGGTAAAGATCGTTTCATCATCTTAAGAAAAATCAAATACGGGGAAGCCGATTTAATTCTTCATGCTCTTTCACCGCAAGGTGAAAAACTGTCGTTCATTGCAAGGGGTGCCCTAAAAAGTAAAAAACGCTTTGGCGGGGGAGTTTTAGAGCCCACTCACTTTGTGACCTTCACCTACAAGATGTCATCAAGCGAAGGACAGCTAAATATCTTGCAAGAAGCCACACTTGTTAACGACTTTGCTGGCATTCGCAAGGATTATGAACATCTCGAGTTAGCCCTGCATGCTTTAGAATGTGTAAGCAAGGTCAGCCAAGAGGGAGATAAGAACTCTGAGTTTTTGTTTAATCTTCTTGGCCACACGCTAAAAGCCATCGAAACTGCAAGTGATCCCTTGGTTTTGAAAATGCATTTTTATTTAAAATTCTTACTGCAACAAGGGGTCGTGAACGCAGAACCCTGGATGACGCCATTCTTACGTACTAATATTGCGGACACAAATCAGCTCACATCCTATCGCCAGACCGTGGATGACGAGCTTCAAAACGTAGAGCAGATGGTAAAACATTACCTAGAGCATGCCGGGCTTTAA
- a CDS encoding cyclic nucleotide-binding domain-containing protein, with product MAELENKRVFLIVSGKPEEMQAMVSLVERSVPGATIFTAADGQEALFKSENVPPHIVILDAEVQKLSAVEVTEKLIHRKERIAVIIVSPLPDNESFVNEVVTGQVHILTRPTDEKTFLQHMTRAMNWIAHGDNSGYRMCFLTPNELLIREGEKAKCVYLVKRGELKAFRLDDSSNEVLLGMIRAGEFVGEMAYINGEDRNAHVMSLTDCELIEIPNDCLDTVLFSKPAWSKALVKTLSTRLKHSNEEKVVSNEEKG from the coding sequence ATGGCAGAATTAGAAAATAAAAGAGTATTTCTGATTGTATCTGGCAAACCTGAAGAAATGCAGGCGATGGTCAGCCTGGTAGAACGCTCTGTTCCCGGTGCAACTATTTTCACTGCGGCTGATGGGCAAGAAGCTTTATTCAAATCTGAAAACGTTCCGCCACATATTGTGATTCTTGATGCTGAAGTTCAAAAGCTTTCTGCGGTTGAAGTGACTGAAAAACTGATCCATCGCAAAGAACGTATTGCGGTGATCATTGTATCTCCGCTTCCGGACAATGAGTCCTTCGTTAATGAAGTCGTAACGGGGCAAGTGCATATCTTAACTCGTCCAACGGACGAAAAAACATTCTTGCAACATATGACTCGGGCGATGAACTGGATTGCCCATGGCGATAACTCTGGTTACCGCATGTGCTTTTTAACTCCGAATGAACTTCTTATTCGCGAAGGCGAAAAGGCAAAATGCGTTTACCTAGTTAAAAGAGGCGAACTTAAAGCTTTCAGGTTAGATGATTCATCAAATGAAGTTCTATTAGGAATGATCAGGGCAGGAGAGTTCGTTGGCGAAATGGCTTACATCAACGGTGAAGACCGCAACGCCCACGTGATGAGCTTAACTGATTGTGAGTTGATTGAAATTCCCAATGACTGTCTTGATACGGTTTTATTCTCGAAACCAGCTTGGTCAAAGGCGCTGGTTAAAACTCTTTCAACACGTCTAAAACATTCCAACGAAGAAAAAGTCGTTAGCAACGAAGAAAAAGGGTAA
- a CDS encoding tyrosine-type recombinase/integrase, which translates to MGKTFKLSENIDKYLNFMTFIKSASPLTIKHYRLDLAQAFKDDNDSQFKSSLNEVEVLAIARAAFNRWAHLSLASRNRKAATLKSFFSWAFDEGLTEKDLSIQITCPKVPKKLPHFLSVDEVLSVLKSFDEETPPREKILFLLLYGGGLRISEACGLQWKDVLLEQKVLRVKGKGSQERLIAIPDITLKALKAWKKEASFNDFVFGEAALNTRTAYEMVRQSGLRAGLLKPLHPHALRHSFATHLLSSGANLRTLQELLGHKSLQATEKYTHLGIDQLARTMEGIHPLGKGK; encoded by the coding sequence ATGGGTAAAACCTTTAAGCTTTCCGAAAATATCGATAAGTACCTGAATTTCATGACTTTTATTAAGTCAGCATCCCCACTTACAATAAAGCACTATAGGCTCGATTTAGCCCAGGCTTTTAAAGATGATAATGATTCGCAATTTAAAAGCTCCTTAAACGAGGTCGAGGTCCTAGCCATTGCGCGGGCCGCTTTCAACCGCTGGGCCCACCTATCCTTGGCTTCTAGAAATCGCAAAGCTGCCACTCTTAAGAGCTTCTTTTCCTGGGCCTTTGACGAGGGGTTGACTGAGAAGGACCTCTCTATTCAGATCACTTGCCCAAAAGTTCCTAAGAAGCTTCCACACTTTTTAAGCGTGGATGAGGTGCTATCGGTACTAAAAAGCTTCGATGAGGAAACCCCGCCGCGTGAAAAGATCCTGTTTCTGCTTTTATATGGTGGTGGTCTTCGTATTAGCGAAGCCTGTGGTCTGCAGTGGAAAGATGTTTTGCTTGAACAGAAGGTCCTGCGCGTAAAAGGAAAGGGTTCGCAAGAGCGCCTTATTGCAATTCCCGATATAACTTTGAAGGCATTAAAAGCTTGGAAGAAAGAAGCTTCCTTTAATGATTTTGTTTTTGGAGAAGCTGCCCTTAACACCCGAACAGCTTATGAAATGGTTCGCCAAAGTGGCTTGCGTGCGGGATTATTGAAACCACTTCACCCCCATGCTCTTCGCCATAGCTTTGCGACTCATTTATTATCTAGCGGGGCTAACTTAAGAACACTGCAAGAGCTATTAGGTCATAAAAGCTTGCAGGCGACTGAGAAATACACCCATTTGGGAATTGATCAGTTGGCGCGAACGATGGAAGGTATTCACCCGTTAGGAAAGGGCAAGTAG
- a CDS encoding sigma-54 interaction domain-containing protein codes for MNDNNSTTVLPSSQNANQIMWNTNTTSKVVENKTIVYQSEVMGSLMKMIDRVAPSSANILVLGESGTGKELIARSIHERSGRKNKPFIAINCGALRETLLESELFGHEKGSFTGAYTRKIGLAEAANGGTLFLDEIGELDPAIQAKLLRFIQEGEMYRVGGKEPIKVDIRLICATNRELDQEVVKGNFREDLFYRINTIVVSAPPLRRRKEDIPALINHFLNNSQHAYLNRGRTVNEEAMKALVRYDWPGNIRELQNVCERLQILSEGHMIMLNDVPENIRNGEQEKDVIEYDPTMTLHDLEKRYILKALAHFGGNKTQAANNLGITIKTLYNKLHEYGEFEKFAVHTKPMK; via the coding sequence ATGAACGATAACAACTCAACAACTGTTTTGCCCTCTTCACAGAATGCAAACCAAATTATGTGGAACACAAACACAACTTCAAAAGTAGTCGAAAACAAGACCATCGTCTACCAATCTGAAGTTATGGGCAGCTTGATGAAGATGATCGACCGTGTGGCTCCATCTTCTGCAAACATCCTGGTTCTTGGTGAATCTGGAACAGGTAAAGAGCTTATCGCTCGTTCAATCCATGAGCGTTCAGGCCGTAAGAACAAACCTTTCATCGCGATCAACTGCGGTGCTCTTCGTGAAACCTTGTTAGAGTCAGAACTTTTCGGTCACGAAAAAGGTTCTTTCACTGGCGCTTACACTCGCAAAATCGGTTTGGCTGAAGCTGCTAACGGCGGAACATTGTTCCTTGATGAAATCGGTGAACTTGATCCAGCTATCCAAGCTAAACTTCTTCGCTTCATCCAAGAAGGCGAGATGTACCGTGTAGGTGGTAAAGAGCCAATCAAAGTTGATATTCGTTTGATCTGTGCTACGAACCGCGAGTTGGACCAAGAAGTAGTAAAAGGTAACTTCCGTGAAGACCTTTTCTATAGAATCAACACAATCGTTGTAAGCGCTCCGCCTTTACGCCGTCGTAAAGAAGACATCCCAGCACTTATCAACCATTTCTTGAATAACTCTCAGCACGCTTACTTAAACCGTGGCCGTACTGTGAATGAAGAAGCGATGAAAGCCTTGGTTCGTTATGACTGGCCAGGAAATATCCGTGAACTTCAAAACGTGTGCGAAAGACTTCAGATCCTTTCTGAAGGTCACATGATTATGCTTAACGATGTTCCAGAAAACATCCGTAACGGCGAACAAGAAAAAGACGTGATCGAATACGATCCAACAATGACTTTGCACGATCTAGAGAAGCGCTACATCCTTAAGGCTTTAGCGCACTTTGGTGGTAATAAAACGCAAGCTGCTAACAACTTGGGTATTACGATCAAGACTCTTTATAACAAACTTCATGAGTACGGTGAGTTCGAAAAATTCGCGGTACACACAAAACCAATGAAATAG
- a CDS encoding TetR/AcrR family transcriptional regulator, which produces MKTETPEVTAKRPKRKDRLASEEALLEAALGLFSSQGFEVTTTKMIAQKADVNEALITRYFGGKQGLFISLVDRFITGISTRQLPYPPQSTLTRELERYVIDRIQQYRSRSEFSKAYYAQALIDKKFKKKFYQTVSVNLERNLLERLQILNKEEKIRGGCVEEIRQDISTYMSGLFLQDRLLRETPEEETIRKALRFVRKYAVAFET; this is translated from the coding sequence ATGAAGACGGAAACCCCCGAAGTTACTGCGAAAAGACCCAAACGCAAGGATCGCTTAGCATCCGAAGAAGCCTTATTAGAGGCGGCCTTAGGTCTCTTTTCTAGTCAGGGTTTCGAAGTGACTACGACAAAAATGATCGCGCAAAAGGCTGACGTGAACGAAGCTCTTATCACTCGTTATTTTGGCGGCAAACAGGGTCTTTTCATTAGTTTGGTTGATAGATTCATCACGGGGATTTCAACAAGACAACTTCCCTACCCTCCTCAAAGTACTCTGACCCGCGAACTTGAGCGCTACGTGATTGATCGTATCCAGCAGTACCGTTCAAGATCTGAGTTTTCAAAGGCCTACTATGCCCAGGCACTTATTGATAAGAAATTTAAAAAGAAGTTTTATCAAACGGTATCCGTCAATTTAGAACGCAATCTTTTAGAGCGTTTGCAGATACTTAATAAGGAAGAAAAAATTCGCGGTGGTTGTGTCGAAGAAATCCGCCAGGATATTTCTACTTACATGAGTGGATTATTTTTGCAGGATCGTCTTTTGCGCGAAACTCCTGAAGAAGAAACGATAAGAAAAGCTCTGCGGTTTGTTCGGAAATACGCCGTAGCGTTTGAGACATAA